Part of the Coccinella septempunctata chromosome 3, icCocSept1.1, whole genome shotgun sequence genome is shown below.
AACTTTGAAGAGAGAAGTTCAAAATATATTGTTGGCAGTGTACCACTTCAAAATCCTAAGAAGTTCTTCTTGTCAATATGAAAGTGGTGAATCGAAATTTGCATATAAATATCTATATCACATTAATAATCAAATGAAttcagtttttcctttatttctgttatcaatttctgaaaagaaaaatatactatGCAACAGTACGAGAAAAGATActgaatgctttttttcaatatacatccTCTCAACTTTAGGGACTGctcatttatttcgattttacaaaaaaaaattagaagcaAAACATCTGAATGATTTTTTCTGAGAATTATCAAAGATATGTTGATTTTTGCGGATTCTTTTCTGAATAAGTCATATTTGATTATCCTATTCCTGAAAATATATAATGGCTCTGTATAATAAGAACTGAAGGACCCAATTTTGTTCCTTCATATTGTCAGAGTACCTGCTGAAGTGATAAAAGTATTAGTGAATAccagaaattattcaaatgcGTTATCAGCACCATTAAGAGAATAAAGCATCCCTCAAGGTGGTTAGATACTTGTTGTTCAATAAACATGAATACCCAGATGGatgaaatgaattcaaaaacgAATACTGAAGACGTTGACTGATTTACTTCTCCTATACAAAAATCTCTCAGTAATATTTGTATGGTTTAAATGTAGGTTGATACATATAATACGTATAATGAGTTTTTCGAATAAAGTGAAATTGATGTGAAAAACATTCGGGATTATTCAAATCCGAATTCGCATTCATAGACAATGGTAAGTTTTTTACAAAAGTGTTTTATTAAAGCACATAAAACTACTCTGCTCCCTTGTGACAGCGTTGAAGGCTGAACTGATATAATAAAACACAGAGTATAAATGAGCAGCTGTTAGAAAATTTAAGGGATGATTCCATGTCAAAAAGTgtgagtttttcattaatttattttgaacattCCATTTCCAGGACACTGACACAGCTAAAGATGATtaaaaaaagcaattttcaatttttttttcagaaaccagaaaactgagatTTATTTTATGCTATTTTGATTTGGGATAGTTTATCGTTTTtcgaataatgaacaaaaaactcCCCATAGTAAAATTGACTGAATTTCAGTATAGGCATAATAACATATGCAAATTTAACAGCTTGCTCCTTCGTTAGATTGCTAAgctgaattataatttttctgaaTCTACTAACTCTAGTTTAAATGTCATGCATCGTAATGTTATATTATTTAAGATTATCTGTTTTTTTTAAACGACAATCTCTGTGGAGCAGTTTTGTGCAGCAGTTGAGAATTGTATGTTGGATATAAACAGGTCGAGGATACATATAATTTTCAACCATCTATAGTAGTTTCATCCACCCAACCGATCTTTTAAAAGCAAgaataaatatgaataaaaagttaacacTAATTAGTAAGTATATAATATCTGACTTTAATACTGGGAACAATTTGTCACTGTAATTCTGGGAAAGATTTATCTGTGTGGCACTAATTATAAATTACGGTTTATATTATCATCCGtattatataataatgaaaactCCTTCAGGTATTTGGATAGTTTGTATATTAATCGATACTCCTCTTCACATAAACACCGACGTTTCGGTATCAAATCGGACCTTTATCAAGGATTAATGATTTCACAGGAATCGAGTCATCACAACAAAATACATCAATCTGTTTCACCGAATGCTTCTTTTAAAATGATCGCACATATAGTTTTATTGCTTcacttatatattattatttactatagtatttattttattttggtcattcatcaaaataatttccttctaGAGTGATACAATCAGTCCAACGTCGCTTTAAAATTTCGATGCCTTTTTGCAATTCtggaaaatatttatcattttgtaaTTCTAGAAACAATTTGTAATGTAgcaaaaatgataaatttgaaCTCCGCCGTTTACTACATCATTGCAGGAGAGTGGGGGTTCGCGCGTAAACTGCCAAATGACAGGTAGGTACTTGAAGGGAAAAATTCAGGTACATATTTAAATTCTATTCGTATGGTTCGATGAGTGAAGTTGATCATATTTTTCTTGAAGTTGAAGTTGGAAATGAACTTTTGTGTCCTGTGAAAACAAATTTGGTGAGTTGAATTCAATTGATTTATTTCATCTTTTTATTCTTGGGatacacaaaaataaatttcttcacAACTCTTTCCGTTATCATTTCAAACGtttatttctagaattttcacaTTCTATCAAATAATATGTGAAtgatggaaaataatatttttacttCGTTTATTTCAGTCtttggaaatttcgaaaatgtctTGCTGGGAAACATTCATCCTACCAACGAAGATAGCACTGTCCACCGTTGAAAAACTTGAGTACTGCCAAGAGGACGACCTTCAAAAATTGGTGGTGATAGAAAACCTAATGAAACAAAATGAGAGTGTCCAGAGACGTGTAGAAGACATCAGATATTATGCCAGTACTGAATCGAAAAACATCATCGATTCAAACGAAAAATTGGCGATtctaacaaaaaaattgaataatgcccGAATTATAAagcaaattttggaaaataccGCCCGGGGGACCAAAAGTAAAAAATCATCGGACATGGAAATCGCGAAGTTATGTGGAATCAACAGAATGAAAAGGAATAACAGATATTGCAAATTCAAACAACCTCTATCACCCCTTGCCGTTCACGCAAATACACATTTGCACCGcggaatcaagagaaaaagaaATGAATAGTTCCCTGATTCATGAAAATTCTTGTAAATAATTGTATATATCTAAAGTAAGTGTAGAATCATTTCGCTATTAATTTTAAGTGTTGTGTACATatattttggtttttgaatgaaaaacaagcataaaatatgagtaatttcattttccacttcttttaaaaatttaaataatcattGAGTTTTGTTGAAGCGGCAAATATATTCATGAATATTCAAGCTTTGACATAGTGAATTATACTAGGTGTCTGTTAACAAATGCGGAGGACTTACGGA
Proteins encoded:
- the LOC123310128 gene encoding uncharacterized protein LOC123310128; the encoded protein is MSEVDHIFLEVEVGNELLCPVKTNLSLEISKMSCWETFILPTKIALSTVEKLEYCQEDDLQKLVVIENLMKQNESVQRRVEDIRYYASTESKNIIDSNEKLAILTKKLNNARIIKQILENTARGTKSKKSSDMEIAKLCGINRMKRNNRYCKFKQPLSPLAVHANTHLHRGIKRKRNE